The Kocuria sp. TGY1127_2 genome includes a window with the following:
- the hemC gene encoding hydroxymethylbilane synthase yields the protein MTKVLVGTRASALATTQSQHVADMLVDAGVNAELKTVTTTGDVISGPLAQLGGTGVFAAALRQELLGGAVDVAVHSLKDLPTKDLFDGKLSLIYPPRGDSRDVLVGRDGMTLDELPEGATIGTGSPRRAAQVRALRPDCVVTDIRGNVGTRLSRVRGLEHYASKDKGVGRGTHGDLDAVVLAAAGLARLGLSEVVTEFLDPTRFLPAAGQGCLAVEYRTHETAPQIMAGLAKIDDSQTRIAVLAERSLLFRLEAGCAAPVGAHAQITDGKLRLDAVVAHPSGTETLREHMSAEADDEAAIHLGTKVAELLLERGADRFTELTID from the coding sequence ATGACCAAGGTGCTCGTAGGAACGCGAGCCTCGGCGCTCGCGACGACCCAATCCCAGCACGTCGCGGACATGCTGGTGGATGCCGGCGTGAATGCCGAGCTCAAAACGGTCACGACGACCGGCGACGTCATCTCTGGTCCCCTCGCACAGTTGGGCGGAACCGGGGTCTTCGCCGCGGCCCTGCGCCAGGAACTTCTGGGCGGAGCCGTGGACGTGGCGGTTCATTCGCTCAAGGATCTTCCGACCAAGGATCTCTTCGACGGAAAGCTGTCTCTGATCTATCCTCCCCGTGGAGATTCCAGGGACGTCCTGGTTGGTCGGGACGGAATGACTTTGGACGAATTGCCGGAAGGGGCAACCATCGGTACCGGCTCTCCCCGGAGAGCCGCACAGGTTCGAGCGCTTCGGCCAGACTGCGTCGTGACGGACATTCGAGGCAACGTCGGAACCCGATTGTCCCGCGTGCGCGGGTTGGAACATTATGCTTCCAAGGACAAGGGCGTCGGACGCGGGACCCATGGTGACCTCGACGCGGTCGTGCTCGCGGCCGCCGGATTGGCCCGTCTGGGTCTCAGCGAGGTCGTAACGGAGTTCCTGGACCCCACGAGATTTCTGCCCGCCGCGGGGCAGGGGTGCCTCGCGGTCGAATACCGTACCCATGAGACCGCTCCGCAGATCATGGCGGGCCTCGCCAAGATCGATGATTCCCAGACCAGGATTGCGGTTCTGGCCGAACGGTCGCTGCTGTTCCGGCTCGAGGCCGGATGCGCGGCTCCCGTCGGCGCTCATGCTCAGATCACCGACGGGAAGCTTCGCCTGGACGCCGTCGTCGCTCATCCGAGTGGCACGGAAACTCTCCGTGAGCACATGAGCGCCGAGGCGGACGACGAAGCGGCAATTCATCTGGGTACCAAGGTGGCCGAACTCCTGCTGGAGCGCGGGGCGGATCGATTCACCGAGTTGACGATCGATTGA
- the hemB gene encoding porphobilinogen synthase, giving the protein MRDIVAEARLHPEDLIQVLFVRDGIDGPVEISSMPGQYQHTVESLIEAVRQAERAGVKCIDLFGVPKDEDKDAEGSVAWDPEGILNRGIRAVRREFGNRVVIMADTCLDEFTDHGHCGPLTEDGAGDVIVDNDRSVELYERMAVAQAEAGAHVVSPSGMMDGQIAGIREALDDKGFHDVSIMAYSAKYASAFFGPFRDAVGSSLQGDRKTYQQDPANRRESILETQLDLEEGADMVMVKPAMAYLDVVREVADFSTVPVAVYQVSGEYAMIEAAAANGWVDRERIVLEALTGMRRAGADLIFTYYATEVAQWLAQGKR; this is encoded by the coding sequence ATGCGTGACATTGTGGCCGAGGCCAGACTCCATCCGGAGGATCTCATCCAGGTCTTGTTCGTCCGGGATGGCATCGACGGGCCGGTCGAGATCAGCTCGATGCCGGGTCAGTACCAGCACACTGTCGAATCTCTCATCGAAGCCGTCCGCCAGGCCGAGAGAGCCGGCGTCAAATGCATCGACCTCTTCGGAGTGCCGAAGGACGAGGACAAAGATGCCGAGGGCTCCGTCGCGTGGGATCCCGAAGGAATCCTCAATCGTGGCATCCGTGCCGTGCGCCGGGAATTCGGCAATCGGGTCGTGATCATGGCCGATACGTGCCTTGACGAATTCACGGACCACGGGCACTGCGGGCCGCTGACCGAAGACGGCGCCGGCGACGTCATAGTGGACAACGATCGCAGCGTCGAACTGTACGAACGCATGGCGGTCGCTCAAGCCGAGGCAGGAGCGCACGTCGTGAGCCCGTCCGGCATGATGGACGGGCAGATCGCGGGTATCCGTGAGGCCTTGGACGACAAGGGGTTCCACGATGTTTCGATCATGGCCTACTCGGCCAAATATGCGTCTGCATTCTTCGGACCCTTCCGGGATGCCGTGGGCTCCTCGCTCCAAGGGGATCGGAAGACCTATCAGCAAGACCCGGCGAATCGTCGCGAGTCGATCCTGGAAACTCAGCTTGATCTCGAAGAAGGCGCCGACATGGTCATGGTCAAGCCGGCGATGGCGTATCTCGACGTCGTTCGAGAGGTCGCCGATTTCTCGACCGTTCCCGTAGCCGTCTACCAGGTCTCGGGGGAATACGCGATGATCGAAGCTGCGGCGGCCAATGGTTGGGTAGATCGTGAGCGCATCGTTCTGGAAGCCCTGACGGGTATGCGGCGTGCCGGGGCCG
- a CDS encoding uroporphyrinogen-III synthase, translating into MEASPTGATASPRPRVLVTRGPERSSELIVQLRRRGLEPVLSPLSEAELVGGKEAQHVVDALHQESYDVVTFTSANGVWAVRALLEAHGLRTVSSILASARIWCVGEATRRAAQDAGLAPVEPPEENSAMGMLAAWTDVMGSEEGQKVLCVHGRPARAELANGLRERGLRVSEAVVYERVPYPADRPLVAPRPDSAMSATVLDRQATMKQLRDEADSALSAIVATSPRLIQTLDDLGPVKVPVICIGRTTERAAQDLHLETFRSESPGAEDLAEAVIRALGRDTNSPRKLKN; encoded by the coding sequence GTGGAAGCCTCTCCGACGGGGGCGACCGCGTCCCCTCGCCCCCGGGTGCTCGTGACCCGGGGGCCTGAGCGGTCGAGCGAACTGATTGTTCAGTTGCGGCGTCGTGGTCTGGAACCTGTCCTGAGCCCGCTGTCCGAAGCAGAGTTGGTGGGCGGAAAAGAAGCCCAGCACGTGGTGGATGCGTTGCATCAGGAGTCATACGACGTCGTTACTTTCACGAGTGCCAATGGCGTGTGGGCCGTTCGAGCATTGCTGGAAGCTCACGGTTTGAGGACGGTTTCGTCAATCTTGGCATCGGCGAGAATCTGGTGCGTCGGTGAGGCCACACGGCGTGCCGCTCAGGACGCCGGGTTGGCTCCGGTGGAACCTCCTGAGGAGAACAGCGCCATGGGAATGTTGGCGGCCTGGACGGACGTTATGGGTTCTGAAGAGGGACAAAAGGTACTCTGCGTGCACGGCAGACCCGCCAGGGCGGAGCTTGCCAACGGATTGCGTGAACGTGGCCTGCGGGTCAGTGAAGCCGTGGTCTACGAGCGCGTGCCGTATCCTGCCGATCGCCCCCTTGTCGCCCCGAGGCCGGACTCGGCAATGTCAGCAACCGTCCTCGATCGCCAAGCCACAATGAAGCAACTTCGGGACGAGGCAGATTCGGCTCTCTCAGCGATCGTGGCAACCTCGCCCCGCCTGATCCAGACCCTCGACGACCTCGGCCCGGTTAAGGTCCCGGTCATTTGCATCGGTAGGACCACCGAGCGGGCAGCTCAGGATCTGCACCTCGAAACGTTCCGGTCCGAGAGCCCGGGCGCGGAGGATCTGGCCGAGGCCGTGATTCGGGCCTTGGGCAGGGACACGAATAGTCCTCGAAAACTTAAGAATTGA